The genomic segment TGAGTTCGGAGGCGTGCTCAAATCCGTATTCGCGCCCACCTCGAAGACCCGCTTCGAGTGGAAGGAGACCGACGAGTTGAAGGGCGCACCCGTACAGGTCTTCAACTACACCGTCGATCGCTCCAACTCAAAGTTCGGCGTAGTCGGCACCAACGGCCTCGAAGTCATCGCGGGTTTCCACGGCCAGGTGTTCATCGACAGTGCTACGCGCAGTGTCCGCCGCATCACCCTCATCGCCGACCTGCCGAAGGAACTGCCCAAAGGCTTCTACACCAGCGCCTCCAGCCTGCGTGTGGACTACGATTACGCCGTCATCAATGAGCACGATTACCTGCTGCCCGTCACCGCCGAAATGCGCATCACCAAGGGCAAGCACTCCATGGCCCTGAATACAATCGAGTTCCGCGACTACAAACGCTTCGGCTCCAACATGCGGATGGTCGACTTCAAGGAAATCGAACCCCAGAAGAACTAGCCTCGGGTGCCCCGTCCTAGCTTGCTAGGGCGGGGAGAATGCCTCGATCGCCAATAAAAGCTCCGTGCCCCATCCTTGCGGCGTCTTTCTGCCGCAAGGGTAGGAAAGCACAAACCCAACCCAGCCCGCCTTTGTCTCTTTTGCTTTAATCTGGAGTAAATGCTTTCCAGGTCTTCGCTGTCGTTGTCGCTGTGCCTTGTGGCCGCCGCCGGGGCTCCCCTGGCTCCATGTCAGGCCGCTGCAACTGCCGATGACCTCCTCCGCAAAGCGATCGCCGAGCAGCAGCGCGGCGACCTCAAATCCGCCATCGAAGACTATCGCAAAGCCCTCGCCATCAAGCCCGACATGGGCGAGGCCCGCGCTAACCTCGGCGCTGCCCTTTCTGCCGCAGGCGACCTTGACGGAGCCATCCGCGAAGACTCCCGCGCCCTCGAGAACGCGCCCGACAAAACCGGCGTGCGCATGAACCTTGGCCTCGCCTATTACAAAAAGGGCGACTGGCAGCACGCACAGCAGGAGTTCGCCAAGGTCGTCGCAGCACGCCCCAGCGACGTTAACGCCGCCATGCTGCTCGGCTACTCCAACGTCAAGCTTGGCCGCGCCGCCGAGGCCGTCGCCCTCCTGCTTCCTCTTGAGCCCGGGCAGGAAAGCAACATGGATTTCGAGTATGTCCTCGGCTACGCCCTCGTCGAAGCAGGGAAACCCGAAGGGCTCCCCCGCCTCGAGAAATCCGCTGCCGCAACCCACTCAGTCGATGCCTACGTAATCGCCGGCGCGGCCCGCTTGCATCGCCGCGAGTTTAAAGAAGCGCGCGCCGATCTGGACGAAGCCCTCAACATCGATCCCAACTTCCCCGGTGCCCAAACCCTCGCCGGACAAGCCCGCGATGCCCTGGGCGATACCGCCGCGGCCCTGCCCGCCTTCGAAGCCGCTCTGCGCCAGGATCCGCGCGATCTGATGGCCAACCTCTACCTCGGCACTATGCGCCTCAAGGATCGCGATCTCGACGGCGCGCGCCCGCTCCTTCAAACAGCGTATGAGCTCGCTCCGCAGTTGCCCCAGGCCCGCCTCCAGTGGGCCAAGCTCAACAGCATGACCGGCAAGTACGCCGAGGCTGCCGCCATGCTCGAGGAACTTGAGAAGGCCGACCCCAACTGGATCGACCCCCACATCGAGCTTGCCGCCCTCTACTACAAGCTCCACCGCCCCGACGACGGCAAGCGCGAGCGCGACATCGTGCAGCAGCTCGAAGCCAAGGAACAGAACCAGGGGCCGTCGCGCTGATGAAGCCCTCCGCCCTCCTCTGGGTCCTCACCCCCGTGTTCTGCGCCACCGCCGCCCAGAACGGCTCAGCACAGAACGCCTCCGCGCAAGCTTCACCGTCCCCAAAGGATTTGTTGCAGGCCGCAACCGCAGCCCAGCAGAAGGGCGACCTGAAGATCGCCATTCAGGATTTCCGTAGAGCTCTCGCCCTTCAGCCCGACCTCGTCGAAGCGCAGATCGGGCTAGGAACCGCGCTCACCGCCGCTGGCGATTTCGACGGCGCGATCGATGTCGATCGGCACGCCCTGCAATCGGCACCCAACAATCCCGAACTACGCACCGGCCTCGGCGTTGCCTATTACCGCAAGGGCGACCTCCCGCAGGCCCGGCGGGAGTTCGAAGCCGTTCACGCAGCACATCCAGACGACGTGAATGCCGCCGTCTTGCTCGCCTTCACCTTCAACAAACTCCACCGTGAAACTGACACTGTTGCGCTTCTCACTCCTCTGGAGAAGGGCCATGAAAGCAACCTCGACATTCAATACGCCCTCGGATACGCACTCATGATGTCTGGTCGCCCCGCCGATGGGCTGGCCCGCGTCGAGAAGGTTGCAGCCGCTCGCCACGCCGCCGACGTGTGGATGCTGGCCGCCTCCGCGCGCTTCGAACTAAAACAATTCAAGGAATCCCTTACCGATGCCCGTCACGCACTGGAGGCCAATCCGTCCTTTCCGGGTGTCCATACCCTGGTCGGACAGTCGTTCTATGCCAACGGCAATATCGAGGAGGCGGTCCGCGAATTCCAGGTAGCCCTGCGTCAGGACCCCTCCGACTTCACCGCTAACTTATATCTCGGCATCATTCGCTTCGACGATCACGACCTCGACAGCGCCCGTCCCTTGCTTGAACTCGCCCTCAGCATTCAGCCGCAGCACCCCCTCGCCCGCCTCGAAGTCGCGCGCCTTCGCAACATGCAGGGCGACACGACCCAGGCACTCTCCATCCTTGAGGACCTTGTAAAATCCGATCCCGATTGGCTTGACCCCCACGTCGATCTCGCGGCCCTGTACTACAAACTCCATCGCCCCGACGACGGTCAGCGCGAGCGCGACGTGGTTAAAAGGCTGCAGCAGGTCCAGCAGAGCCACGGCCCCCGCACCGCTCAGCCCCCTTCGCAATAGCTCAAGCACCGCGCTCCATCACCGCGCCAACATTAGATGAACGCAGCTCTCGCACCTCCTCATCCTGACCGCCTGAACTCACTCGCGATCAACAGACACCGTGGATCAATGACCCTGCGTGGGCCTCTGCTAGCGAAGTTCGGGAGCGTTAGAGTGTGATCCGCGCGACTCAGTGTAGACGCGTTCATGAAGAGAATCGGCCACGAAGACACCATTCGTCCCGTGAACCGGTCAACTCGCAGCGGCCCGCAATCGCGAATCATGCTCCGGCCCATGCCCCCGCACAAAGAAAAAGGGGATGGCCGAAGCCATCCCCTCGAAACGTACTTCTTCTCGTTGATTAGAAGTAGTACTTGGCTGCGAACTGCATCCAGCGGTAGCCCTGCTTGGCAGACGGGATACCAGTAGTGTCAGTGTTGTGGTTGTGTACCAGGCCGGACCCGCTGCTGACGCCCGTGAACTGGAGCTGGTTGTCAGCGCTTCCGTTGATACCGAAGGCCGCGTTCGGGTGGTTAAGCCAGTTGGTCGCCGAAATGCGGATTTCGATTCGCTGGGTGTCCGTCATGCGGAAAGCCTTGAACACAGCCAGGTCGCTGTTGAAGTAGTGCGGCGTCCGGATGTAAGGCCAGATAATCTGACCCATCTGTCCGGTTGTGTCTGCCGTCGGAGGCAGAGGCGCCACAAAGCAGTTCGGGTTGAAGTACTGGCCACTCTTGAGACCCTTGCGGGGGTCGCAAACCAGGACCGGCTGAACGCCCTGGACAGTCTGGTCAGTACCGAACCAGGTAGCCCAGCTCACGCTCTGCGTGGTGGCCGGGGCCGGGACCGGGTTATTGTTCGAGTCCTTACCCATGATCTTCGCGCCGGCCGGGAAGGGCAGCGTGTAATACTCGCCGGCCTTGGGCTGGTACTGAACGTTCATGTTCTGATTGGTCGCCTGGTAGGGCGAGCCATCCTGGTAAGAGGTGTAGGTGGTCAGCTGCCAACCGTTCACAACCATGCCGAGAAGCGCGTTATTGTGGACCGGCTTCGGCAGCTTGTAGCTGGCAGAGAAGTTGAAGATCTTCGTGTGGTCGTACTGCAGCGGGCCGTAGTTGCTGTCAATGTCGAATGGATTGACCACCGGTCCGTTGCCGTTTCCGTTGCTGGTGGAGCCGTCGCGGGTACCCAGCACCTTACCGAACGTGAAGTTCGTGAAGAGGTACAGGTTGCCCGACTGCTTCTGGGCCGAAACTTGCAGCGAGTTGTAGTTCGCATACCCGCCGTGAGTCTGGATCCAGATGTGGCCGTAGTTTGCCAGAGGCTGGTAATGCCGCGCATGCAGGTCGCCGCTGACGCCGGTCACGCCGGGAGCCGCGGGGCTCGGATTGTAGTAGAGGCCGTTGGTTGGATCCGGCCCGTAGTAGGAACCAAGGGCGATGGGGTTGGCATCAGAGATGTGTCCGTTGCCGCCGTTGAGAAGCTGATTACGGCTGGCGCTGCCAACGTACGAAACTTCCATCACCGTGTGCGAAGGCAGGGCCTGCGCGACACCGAAGCTATAGGTGTTCGCGAAGGGTTCCTTGTCGTCGCCCATCTTGAAGGCGCTGAGGCCGTCCACGCCGACCTGGTTCAGGCCCTGCGGAATGGTCAGCTGTTTCGTGGTCGCCGCAGATCCATGAGCCCAGCTATGCGGATCCTGCGTGTACACAAGACCACCCTGGATGTCATAGCTGTAAAGGCCGCCCACACCTGTGCTGCCGGTGGAGAAGCCGAACGAACCCATGGGTCCATTCATCGGGCCCGTGGCATCGTTGCTGGATACCTGGTAACGGTAGGTGCCGAAGCCGCCGCGGATAACCGTCTTGCCGGTTCCGAAGAAGTCATAGGCAAAGCCGAGACGCGGGTTGTAGAAGAACAACGGGCTCTTCCAGCCGGAACTCGGAATGCTGGAGAGGTTGGCGTGCCACGAGAGGCCGGTGTTCGGAGCCGGATTCGCGCCGTTATCATACGTGGCCGGATTCCAGACCTGAGCATCACCCAGCGTGTTGTACCACTGACCCATGTGATCGGCACGAAGTCCCAGGTTCAGCGTCAGCTTGCTGTTGAGCTTCCAGGAATCCTGTCCCCAAATTGACCACTGGTGGAACTTGAAGTCAGGAATCTTGTCGTTGTTCTGTTCGGTGTAGTCGCTGATGCGGCCCAGCAGGCGGTCCATCGTCTCGTTGCTCGTGGAGCTTCCGCCCCAGCGATCGACCGAGAATGTGCCCTGCGTGGGCGAGCCGTTTGCCTGAAGGTTCTCTTCCGTATCCCAGTAGAAGCCGGCCTTCAGCGAGTGGGTCTTCACGATCTTGGTGAAGGTGTCCGAGATAGCAGGAGCCTTCGCAGTCTTTCCGAACGTGCCCTTGCCATAGATGCCGCTGTTAAAGTCCTGCAGGTCGATCCACGGCGTACCTACATCCCAGCCGCCATGGAAGTTCGGTAGCTGATCGTTCTTCGGATCGCCGAACACGCTCTGCAGGGGGAATCCAGCGGTCGTACGGCTGGCGCCCTTCGGATTCTTGAAGGAGTTGTTGTTCACGAACTTCGAGTACGAGAAGACAACTTCGTTCGTGGTGGTCGGGCTGAACACGTGCGTGTAGTTGACCAGGTAGACGTCCGCCGTTTCCTTACCCGTCGGCTGGCCGGGGTACGGAACTGTCCAGGTGGGTGCCCACCAGATCGACAGCGGGTGATCGTCAGTTTCCTTCTGCAGAGCGTAGGAGCCCCACAGCTTGTTGTTGTCGTTGAACGCGTAGGTCACCTTGCCCGTCACTTCCCAGCGATTCTGAGGAGTGGCCGGAGAGAAGGCGTAGTTGTTCCAGCCGTTAGCCGAGTTCGGCGTCTGGTTCGCATGCGGAAGCAGATTCGTGATCGACGCGCCGCGCGGATCGAAGTACTTGTCGAGGTGCTGGAACGTCGCGGTGTCGCCGCCGACCCAGGGCGAGTTGCTCTTGTTGCAGCCTTGCCAGCCGTTGTCTGAGCCGCAGGGCAGCTCGTATTGGAACGGATAGCGGCCCGAACCGTCAGCCGCGTTGTACACGCCGGCCGGAATGCCCGGGTTGGTGAAGTCGCCAGCGCGCTGAGCATCCGTGGGCACGTTCATCTGTACCGCGTTGCTCCAGGGGTGCTGGATCATGTACTCGTAGCCGGCCCAGAAGAACAGCTTGTCCTTGTTCTTGTTGAAACCCAGGAACGAGATCGGACCACCGACGTTGCCGCCGATGTAGTAGAAGTCCTGCGGGTTGAGCTTGGGCTTGTTGCCGCCAGAGATGGCCTGGAACTTTGCGTTCCAGTCATTGGCATATCCGGCAGAGGTGTTGCGGGCATACAGATAGGCTTCGCCGTGATACTTCTGGCCGCCACTCTTCGAGAAGGCCTGCAGAACTGCAGGACCCTTCGCGTATTCCGCGCCATAGGAGGCCGACAGATACTTTACGCTGTCGGTCATGTCCTGGTTGATGTTCGCGATCTGCGTGCCGGCATTACCCGGATCGATCAGGTTCGCGCCGTCCAGAATCACAGCCGTCGAGCCATAAGGCTGCGTGCCGTTAGCGGAGAAGCTTCCCGCCGGTCCGTTGTTCGTGCCCGTGACCTGGGCGTTGTAACCGCCGACGCCGCCGCCGTTGCTGAATGCCACGCCGGGCATCATCTTGATCAGCTCGGCTGCATTGCGGCCCGTCAGGACGGCGGAATCCACCAGCTCGTTATTCAGAGTGGCGCTGACTTCCGCGGTATCTACCGGAACTTCCGCATCGGATCCGGAGATGACCGTCACTTCCGCGGTCTCCGAACCCACCTTCATGTGGATTTGAGGAACCGTACGGCTATCGCCCTGGTTCAGCGTGATCCCGTTCATCTCCCAGGAAGTGAATCCCTTGGCAGAGACCGTAACGGTGTAGGTGCCAGGAATCAGAGCCGTGACAGACCAGAATCCTGAGCTGTCTGCTTTCGTGGTACGAGTGTCGCCGGTGGCATCGTTCTTCACCACAACGGTTGCGCCCGGAACACGGGCATCCGTCTGATCGGCTGCGATACCGGTTAACGTACCGGTGAGTTGTTGCGCGTTAAGCAAGGTAAACGACGAAAGAACAACTGCCATAAGCAGCCATACGCTTCGCCGCAACCAGTTGGACATCGTGGATCTTGGTGATCCAACTGTGTCGGTTTGGTACATCTGGTAAGCCTCCTGAATGTCTCCGGTTACTGTGACAGGTCCTGCTAGCGGCAAACACAATCGTTCCGGGATTTTTGTTTTCACTACACCCGGAAGCCTTATTTTTGATCTCCGGTACCGATATCACGTTCCATACATCACCGGCAAGTTGTTTTTTCGCATTTCACCGTAACTAAAACGGTTTCGTGGCATTTCGGCACACGTCAGGAACCGACTCTGGTTACCTGTCAGCCAAACACTCCTGTAAGTTGCTGAAAAGGCAACGCAATTTTAGTTACCTTTATTTAGGACTAAACTGGTCTAATATGCACAAAAGAAAACGTTTGCGGGCACTCTCCGCAGCGTTTTTCAGCAATCACAAATCGATCTTTTGTGCAAGTTACGAAACGGTGAATGCCCGCCCCGGCACTATACCCTTCCCCTCGACGATCGTCACCAGCCGGTTTGCCCCCTGTTTCGGGTACTTCTCCACCGCCCCTGAAGGCCATTGAATCTCTATATCCGCCGCGGTTTCCGGTCCCAGTCCGAAATGCAACCGCGGGTCGTTGCTCGATGCGTAACTCGCCTGGCTCAGCACAGCCTGCGCCTGTACCTTGTTCCCATACCGCACCAGCACCCGCGCGCCAATCGCGCTCCGATTACTCTTTGTGCCTTCCAGCCGCACCTTGATCCAGTGATTCTCCTTGGGGCAGTCGTTGCGCAGCAGCGTCGGAGCCTCGTGCTGGTTCATGATCACCATGTCGACATCGCCATCGTTGTCGAAATCCCCGAACGCGCACCCGCGGCTTACATGCCGCGCGTTCACATCCTCCCCCGCTCCACTCGTGATCTGCTCGAACGTACCGTCGCCCCGGTTGCGGAATAGTATCCGTGGCCCGGCGTAGGCGAACTTCGGATTCATCCTCTCCACCTCTGCATACACGTTGCCCGTCACCCAGAACAGGTCCGGATATCCGTCATTGTCCAGGTCCTGCATCGCCACGCCCCAGCTCACATAACGGCGTTCGCCCGCGATCCCCGCCTCGTTGGCGGTCTCCTCCCATTCGCCCTTGCCAATATTGTGATAAAGCCCCGTCGCCTGCAGTTGGAAATGCGTCTTCACAATGTCGAGCCGGCCGTCCAAGTCGTAATCGCCGAGCGCGATGCCCATCCCCGCCTGCGCCGTCCCCTGCGGACTCACCGCAACCCCACGCAGCAAGCCATCCTCGCGGAATGTGCCATCGTGATTGTTCAGCAGCAGCAGGCTCGGCGTCGTGTCGCACGCTACGAAGATGTCCGGCCAACCATCGTCGTCCGCGTCGAACGTCACCGCCGTCAGACCGTACGAGCCGCGCAGCGACGCAATCCCCGACTCCTTCGACACATCCGTAAACGTCCCGTCCCCATTGTTCCTATACAACGCATGCAGCGGCGGCTTCAGCCCCTTCGGCCCGCACGCCACCGGAACCCCCTCGTAGTTGCAGTTGGGAACCTCGAGCGACGGCTTCGCCAGGTGCGCCAGATCCACATCAACGTAGTTCGAGACGAACAGGTCCAGCAGCCCGTCCTTGTTGTAATCCAGCCACGTGCAGCCGGTCCCGAAGCGCACTCCCTCGTGCTTCAGCCCCGCCTTCTCCGTGATGTCGGTGAACGTCCCGTTGCCGTTGTTCTTATACAGCTTGTTCTGCCCGTAATACGTGATGAACAGGTCTTCGTAGCCGTCGTTGTTGAAGTCGCCCACGCATACGCCCACGCCCCAGCCCGCGTCCCACAATCCCGCTTCCTTCGTAACGTCCTTAAACGTGCCGTCCCGATTGTTCTTCCAGAGCCGGTTCGATGCGCCCTCGGGAATCCCATCCAGCGTCCTCCCGCCCACCATGAAGATGTCCATCCACCCATCGTTGTCGTAGTCGAAGAACGCGCACCCGCCGCCCATCTCCTCCACGATGTAGGTCACGGCCTCGGGCACGCCGTAGTACATCGTGGCCGTCAGCCCCGCCTGCTTCGCAACATCGGTGAACGTGGAAAACGGCTTCGCCTTTGCCTTTGCCTCAGCGGCCGCTGCCGCAGGATGCTCCGGCGGCTTCGCTTGCTCCGCCAGCACCCGCCCAAAAGCCGCCGACCCGCACAATGCGGGTATGCTGCGGAGCACCTTACGACGAGACCAGGGAAGAACGGACGACTTCATCATGACGGCTTGGAATTGCGTTCAATTCTCCCATCCAAAACACAAAACCCGCAATCAAGCACGAAAATGGTGCCCCAGGTCCCCGCTGTTGGGACCTGGGAGACCACGAACCCAACCAGCAGCACGATTGGCAATCTTCCTCGGCACCTACCCTTCGCGACTTTTCCTGTCGTGAAGTAAAGCCCAAGCGCCAACCCGGCCGAGAATGGCGGCGAAGCCGCAGTGGCCCCACCGCAGGCGGCTACTGCGCCGCCGGATCCCGCGCCAGCTGGTCGCTCAGTTCCCGCGCCTGCTGGTTCTTCGGATCCAGTTCCAGAGCCTTAGCCACCGCCTGCTTCGCCTCGCGGAAACGCCGCGTTACCGCCAGCTCCGCCGCCAGGTTGATCCACGCCTCCGGCCAACCCGGAGCCCCCTGCACGGCCTGCTGGAAATGCTTCACAGCCTCGTCCGCATC from the Occallatibacter riparius genome contains:
- a CDS encoding tetratricopeptide repeat protein, translating into MLSRSSLSLSLCLVAAAGAPLAPCQAAATADDLLRKAIAEQQRGDLKSAIEDYRKALAIKPDMGEARANLGAALSAAGDLDGAIREDSRALENAPDKTGVRMNLGLAYYKKGDWQHAQQEFAKVVAARPSDVNAAMLLGYSNVKLGRAAEAVALLLPLEPGQESNMDFEYVLGYALVEAGKPEGLPRLEKSAAATHSVDAYVIAGAARLHRREFKEARADLDEALNIDPNFPGAQTLAGQARDALGDTAAALPAFEAALRQDPRDLMANLYLGTMRLKDRDLDGARPLLQTAYELAPQLPQARLQWAKLNSMTGKYAEAAAMLEELEKADPNWIDPHIELAALYYKLHRPDDGKRERDIVQQLEAKEQNQGPSR
- a CDS encoding tetratricopeptide repeat protein, with the protein product MKPSALLWVLTPVFCATAAQNGSAQNASAQASPSPKDLLQAATAAQQKGDLKIAIQDFRRALALQPDLVEAQIGLGTALTAAGDFDGAIDVDRHALQSAPNNPELRTGLGVAYYRKGDLPQARREFEAVHAAHPDDVNAAVLLAFTFNKLHRETDTVALLTPLEKGHESNLDIQYALGYALMMSGRPADGLARVEKVAAARHAADVWMLAASARFELKQFKESLTDARHALEANPSFPGVHTLVGQSFYANGNIEEAVREFQVALRQDPSDFTANLYLGIIRFDDHDLDSARPLLELALSIQPQHPLARLEVARLRNMQGDTTQALSILEDLVKSDPDWLDPHVDLAALYYKLHRPDDGQRERDVVKRLQQVQQSHGPRTAQPPSQ
- a CDS encoding carboxypeptidase regulatory-like domain-containing protein; the protein is MAVVLSSFTLLNAQQLTGTLTGIAADQTDARVPGATVVVKNDATGDTRTTKADSSGFWSVTALIPGTYTVTVSAKGFTSWEMNGITLNQGDSRTVPQIHMKVGSETAEVTVISGSDAEVPVDTAEVSATLNNELVDSAVLTGRNAAELIKMMPGVAFSNGGGVGGYNAQVTGTNNGPAGSFSANGTQPYGSTAVILDGANLIDPGNAGTQIANINQDMTDSVKYLSASYGAEYAKGPAVLQAFSKSGGQKYHGEAYLYARNTSAGYANDWNAKFQAISGGNKPKLNPQDFYYIGGNVGGPISFLGFNKNKDKLFFWAGYEYMIQHPWSNAVQMNVPTDAQRAGDFTNPGIPAGVYNAADGSGRYPFQYELPCGSDNGWQGCNKSNSPWVGGDTATFQHLDKYFDPRGASITNLLPHANQTPNSANGWNNYAFSPATPQNRWEVTGKVTYAFNDNNKLWGSYALQKETDDHPLSIWWAPTWTVPYPGQPTGKETADVYLVNYTHVFSPTTTNEVVFSYSKFVNNNSFKNPKGASRTTAGFPLQSVFGDPKNDQLPNFHGGWDVGTPWIDLQDFNSGIYGKGTFGKTAKAPAISDTFTKIVKTHSLKAGFYWDTEENLQANGSPTQGTFSVDRWGGSSTSNETMDRLLGRISDYTEQNNDKIPDFKFHQWSIWGQDSWKLNSKLTLNLGLRADHMGQWYNTLGDAQVWNPATYDNGANPAPNTGLSWHANLSSIPSSGWKSPLFFYNPRLGFAYDFFGTGKTVIRGGFGTYRYQVSSNDATGPMNGPMGSFGFSTGSTGVGGLYSYDIQGGLVYTQDPHSWAHGSAATTKQLTIPQGLNQVGVDGLSAFKMGDDKEPFANTYSFGVAQALPSHTVMEVSYVGSASRNQLLNGGNGHISDANPIALGSYYGPDPTNGLYYNPSPAAPGVTGVSGDLHARHYQPLANYGHIWIQTHGGYANYNSLQVSAQKQSGNLYLFTNFTFGKVLGTRDGSTSNGNGNGPVVNPFDIDSNYGPLQYDHTKIFNFSASYKLPKPVHNNALLGMVVNGWQLTTYTSYQDGSPYQATNQNMNVQYQPKAGEYYTLPFPAGAKIMGKDSNNNPVPAPATTQSVSWATWFGTDQTVQGVQPVLVCDPRKGLKSGQYFNPNCFVAPLPPTADTTGQMGQIIWPYIRTPHYFNSDLAVFKAFRMTDTQRIEIRISATNWLNHPNAAFGINGSADNQLQFTGVSSGSGLVHNHNTDTTGIPSAKQGYRWMQFAAKYYF
- a CDS encoding CRTAC1 family protein, with the translated sequence MMKSSVLPWSRRKVLRSIPALCGSAAFGRVLAEQAKPPEHPAAAAAEAKAKAKPFSTFTDVAKQAGLTATMYYGVPEAVTYIVEEMGGGCAFFDYDNDGWMDIFMVGGRTLDGIPEGASNRLWKNNRDGTFKDVTKEAGLWDAGWGVGVCVGDFNNDGYEDLFITYYGQNKLYKNNGNGTFTDITEKAGLKHEGVRFGTGCTWLDYNKDGLLDLFVSNYVDVDLAHLAKPSLEVPNCNYEGVPVACGPKGLKPPLHALYRNNGDGTFTDVSKESGIASLRGSYGLTAVTFDADDDGWPDIFVACDTTPSLLLLNNHDGTFREDGLLRGVAVSPQGTAQAGMGIALGDYDLDGRLDIVKTHFQLQATGLYHNIGKGEWEETANEAGIAGERRYVSWGVAMQDLDNDGYPDLFWVTGNVYAEVERMNPKFAYAGPRILFRNRGDGTFEQITSGAGEDVNARHVSRGCAFGDFDNDGDVDMVIMNQHEAPTLLRNDCPKENHWIKVRLEGTKSNRSAIGARVLVRYGNKVQAQAVLSQASYASSNDPRLHFGLGPETAADIEIQWPSGAVEKYPKQGANRLVTIVEGKGIVPGRAFTVS